In one window of Pseudomonadota bacterium DNA:
- a CDS encoding DsbA family protein has translation MITRRHVIHAAAGVAVMPVVGNLAWAQDVAPLPDMIMGDPDAPVEIIEYSSMTCPHCAAFHTETLPAIKENYLDTGKAKLVFREFPLDRVALTASAVARCIGEDGFFPFVDVLFKTQSTWASSQDPVGEIKKLIRMGGQDPALVDACLEDQAVIDGILAVRLEGDQTYDIRSTPTFIINGDSHPGHMSVEEFEAVLEPYLTES, from the coding sequence TTGATCACACGACGACACGTTATTCACGCTGCGGCTGGCGTCGCGGTGATGCCGGTGGTTGGCAACCTGGCCTGGGCCCAGGACGTGGCGCCGCTGCCCGACATGATCATGGGCGACCCCGACGCTCCGGTTGAGATCATCGAGTATTCGTCGATGACCTGCCCGCATTGCGCGGCGTTCCACACCGAGACCCTGCCCGCGATCAAGGAGAACTACCTGGACACGGGCAAGGCGAAGCTGGTCTTCCGCGAGTTCCCGCTGGATCGCGTGGCGTTGACCGCGTCGGCTGTCGCACGCTGCATCGGCGAGGACGGGTTCTTCCCGTTTGTCGACGTCCTGTTCAAGACACAGTCGACCTGGGCATCCTCTCAGGACCCGGTGGGCGAGATCAAAAAGCTCATCCGGATGGGTGGACAGGACCCGGCCCTGGTCGACGCGTGCTTGGAAGATCAAGCTGTTATTGACGGCATCCTGGCTGTCCGGTTAGAGGGCGACCAGACCTATGACATTCGCTCGACACCGACCTTCATCATCAACGGGGATAGCCACCCCGGCCATATGTCGGTCGAAGAGTTCGAAGCTGTTCTTGAGCCATATTTGACAGAGAGCTGA
- a CDS encoding DciA family protein, with protein sequence MKKSRPKDRRRNRPMRAGALLPSAAGKLYRRHGFTNAEVLTEWPRVVGERLAEATVPEKLTRDGTLTIKVTPAFALELQHLEPQVLDRIATYFGHQAVKRLRLIQGHVPPPVPRPRPRRPRDLEAAEVQALEGRLASVEDDDMKQALDRLGRAILGSQTHPQGKA encoded by the coding sequence ATGAAGAAGAGCCGACCAAAAGATAGACGCCGCAACCGGCCCATGCGGGCCGGCGCGCTGCTGCCCTCGGCGGCCGGCAAGCTCTACAGGCGCCACGGTTTCACCAATGCCGAGGTGCTGACCGAATGGCCCCGCGTGGTGGGCGAACGCTTGGCTGAAGCCACAGTTCCGGAAAAGCTAACCCGCGACGGGACATTGACGATCAAGGTGACGCCGGCGTTTGCATTGGAGCTACAACACCTGGAGCCCCAAGTGCTCGACCGCATCGCGACCTATTTCGGTCACCAGGCGGTCAAGCGGCTTCGGCTAATCCAGGGCCACGTGCCGCCGCCGGTGCCCCGGCCCCGGCCGCGCCGGCCTCGTGACTTGGAGGCAGCGGAGGTCCAAGCCCTCGAAGGGCGCCTCGCATCGGTTGAAGACGATGACATGAAACAGGCGCTGGACCGGCTGGGCCGCGCCATTCTGGGTTCTCAAACCCATCCACAGGGCAAGGCTTGA